From the genome of Mustela lutreola isolate mMusLut2 chromosome 16, mMusLut2.pri, whole genome shotgun sequence, one region includes:
- the LOC131818580 gene encoding nucleoside diphosphate kinase A-like: MANCERTFIAIKPDGVQRSLVGEITKSLEQKGFHLVAMKLIQASEDLLKEHYIDLKDRPFFTGLVKYMQSGPMVAMVWEGLNVVKIGQVMLGETNPADSKPGTSHGDFWIQVGRNIIHGSDSMESAEKEIGLWFQPEELVDYKSCAQSWIYE; this comes from the coding sequence ATGGCCAACTGTGAACGCACCTTCATTGCCATCAAGCCTGATGGGGTCCAGCGCAGCCTCGTGGGAGAAATCACCAAGAGTTTGGAGCAAAAGGGATTCCACCTCGTTGCTATGAAATTAATTCAGGCTTCTGAAGACCTTCTCAAGGAGCACTACATCGACCTGAAGGACCGTCCCTTCTTTACCGGCTTGGTCAAGTACATGCAGTCAGGGCCCATGGTTGCCATGGTCTGGGAGGGCCTGAATGTGGTGAAGATAGGCCAAGTGATGCTTGGGGAGACCAACCCTGCAGATTCCAAGCCTGGGACCAGCCATGGGGACTTCTGGATCCAAGTTGGCAGGAACATTATCCACGGCAGCGACTCCATGGAGAGTGCGGAAAAGGAGATTGGCTTGTGGTTCCAGCCTGAAGAGCTGGTGGATTACAAGAGCTGTGCTCAGAGCTGGATCTACGAGTGA